The Bacteroidota bacterium region AGGCCAGTGACGGGTGCCACACCCACTCGACCGCGTCGTGCGCGTCGAGCCAGGCGGCGAGGCGGTTGGCGTTCTCGGCGTGGCGCTCGGCGCGGAGCGAGAGCGTCTCCAAACCCTGGAGGAGCAGGAACGCGTTCATCGGCGAGAGCGCCGGGCCGAAGTCGCGCAGCGCCTCGACGCGCGCCCGGATGATGAACCCGATGTTGCCGAGGTCGCTGTCCGGGTTGAAGACGTCCGAGAAGACGAGCCCGTGGTAGGCCTCGCTGGGCTCGGTGAAGAGCGGGAACCGCCCATTCCGCCAGTCGAAGCGGCCCGAGTCCACGATCACGCCGCCAATCGAGTTGCCGTGCCCGCCGATCCACTTCGTCGCCGAGTGGGTGACGATGTCCGCGCCGTGCTCGATCGGCTGGACGAAGTAGCCGCCCGCGCCGAACGTGCTGTCGACGACCAGCGGGACGCCGAGGTCGTGCGCAGCGTCGGCAAGGGCGCGGAAGTCGGGAACCGTGAGGTCGGGGTTGCCGAGGGTTTCGACGAAGAAGGCCTTGGTGTCATCGTCGGCGAGGGCGAGGAACGCCTCGGGCGTCTCGTCTTCGGCCTCGACGAACCGCGTCTCGATGCCAAGCCGCCGGAGGGAGACCTTGAGCAAATTGTAGGTCCCGCCGTAGAGCTTGCTCGAGGCGAC contains the following coding sequences:
- a CDS encoding O-acetylhomoserine aminocarboxypropyltransferase/cysteine synthase, producing MSTANGHDRPLRFETLQLHAGQRPDPATNARAVPIYQTTSYTFDDASHAARLFGLEEFGNIYTRIMNPTTDVFEQRVAALEGGAAALAVASGQAAHTLTFATIAQAGDNIVASSKLYGGTYNLLKVSLRRLGIETRFVEAEDETPEAFLALADDDTKAFFVETLGNPDLTVPDFRALADAAHDLGVPLVVDSTFGAGGYFVQPIEHGADIVTHSATKWIGGHGNSIGGVIVDSGRFDWRNGRFPLFTEPSEAYHGLVFSDVFNPDSDLGNIGFIIRARVEALRDFGPALSPMNAFLLLQGLETLSLRAERHAENANRLAAWLDAHDAVEWVWHPSLASHPSHERAQRYFRDDTFGAVLSFGIRGGKEAGQAFIEAVELASHLANVGDAKTLVIHPASTTHQQLSDREQRASGVTPELVRVSVGLEHIDDILADFAQAFEKTLVAA